A segment of the Sphingomicrobium flavum genome:
GGAATGCCGAAGCGGTTCAGTGAATATTCGGCCCCGAAGAAGGGCGTCGCAAAATCATAATAGCCCTGCGCGTTGAACAGCCTCAGCCCCGAATTTTCGCGCATCGCCTTGCCGATGAGCGGCGCCACGTTGAGATAGGCGTTGCGCCCGCCGCCCAGCGTCCAGTTCCAATGCTGTCCGGGCTCGCGCCCGATCGACTGATATTGGCGATCGGTCACAAACCCCAACCCCTCGCGTGCCCAGCTGTTGATTGCCGCGGTATAGCCCGCATCGATGCCATAGAAGCTGGGATCATTGTCGGGCGTCTCGCCAGCGCGGTCATAATCCACGCCGGTATAGCGTGCATCGAGCCGCCCGATGGTCAGCCCGCGATCGCGCAGCAATTCCTTGTAGAAGCGACCGCTCGTCACCCGCAAATCGGCCTGCTCCAGATATGTTTCGGACAGGCCGGTCAGCCGCGACAACTCCGCCCGCACGCTGGCCCTCTCGGCCGCCGGCAAATCCTGTCCCTTCAGTAGCGCGGTGGCAAAGGGCCCGATCGCGAACTGCCGCGCTTCCTCGCTGATCGCCTCGACCGAAGTGGCCTGCACCTTGCCATGATAAAAGGCCGCCGCCGCCATGTTGGGCAGTGTCATCACATAGGCCATCTCGTTGCCTGGCGTGGGTTCGCGCGCGGCAAAATCGAGGATGGTCGAAATCAGGATCAGCCCGTTCAAGGACACATCGTTGAAAGTCCCGCCTTCCAGCTCATCCACCACCATCGCGGTGCGCGTCGTGCCATAGCTTTCGCCGCCCAGATATTTGGGGCTGTTCCAGCGGCCATTGTCGTTGATCCAGCGCCGGATCACTTCGGCCACCGCGCGTGCATCCTCACGCAGGCCATAATATTTCTTGGGATCGGCCCCCTCGGTCAGATAGCTGAACCCCGTCCCGGGCGGATCGATGAAAACCAGGTCGGCGACATCCAGCAGGCTGTCGGGATTGTCGAGGATGGGATAAGGCGGCGCGCCATCGTCGCGCGCGTCGGGCGGGATGCCCACCCGCTTGGGTCCGAAGGCCCCCATCTGCAGCCAGACCGACCCCGAACCCGGCCCGCCATTATAGATGAAGAAAACGGGCCGCGTCGCATCGGCAGGCGTCTTCACATAGCTGGTGGTAACGATGACGGCTTCCTGTTTGTCCTTGTCACCCGTCATGATCGTCTCGGCGATAGTCGCGCGATAGGGCACGCGCTGCCCGCCAAAAGTGCCGACGAGGTCGCGACTTCTGACCTGCGCCTCGATCGCCTTGGCAGTCTTGGCCTCGCCGGACGCCTTGTCCTGCGCCATCGCAGCGCCCGCCTGCGCCATCGGCATCGCCGCGATCAGTGCCACCGCAGCCAGAGACTTCATCACCATGCGCGCATCCCCCTTAAGTTGAAGCGGGAGATATGCGGCGCGCTGCCATGCGCCGTCAATGCAGGCGCTTGTCAGGCTTCGAGGGCCACGCTCCGAGCCAGTTCCCGCACCATTTCTCCGACGCGCTGCACATTGTCGATGCCAATCAGGCTCACGCTCTTGGTTCGCTCACGCCCCTTGCTATCGATCCGGGTGCCGGTCTCGATGCTGATCTTCCCACGGCCATTCTTGCCGTCCCACCGCTCGATCGGGCCCATCTGGCGGGGAAGCAGCGACTTCACTTTCTTGCGCTTGCGATATTGAATCAGCGTGATGAGCCGCCGGTCCGTAATGCCATGGATGATCTCGCGCTTGACGAACAATTGCATCAACGGTGCCGCCATCATCGACAGGCCGATCAGCACGAAGGGCAGACCAAAAGCGGGAAAGGCATAACGCACCGGCCCGATCTCCCCGCTGCTCTCCACCCCGGTCCAGGCCATATAGGTCCAGAACACAGCAAAGGCCGTCCAGGGAATGGCGAACAGCCACAAGGCGAAACCGGCGCAATTCACGCTCGGCAGATGCGCCCGCCCGTGCCAGCGCAGATGCTCGCCTGCATCCAGCTCCCCGCGCAAGGCGCTCTCCAGCGGGTCAGGACCGAAGTGCTTCATGCCCCCTGCATAGCCAATGTCGGCCAAGAAGGCGTTAATGGACCGAGACTAGCAAGCCTCGATTTTGCGCACCCGCATCGCAAAATCGCCGTCGCGCCCATCGGCCAGGATGAAGCCCAGCAGCTGCGTCGCTGCCGGGTCGAAATCGGGCGCGCGCACGCGCTGGCCAAAGATGGAGGGCTCAAGCTTGTCGAGCGAGACAGTCGCGACCGACCAGCCGTCCGCGCCCGGCTCTCGCCGCAAGCTGGCGCGATAGGCCACCGAGCGGCCCCATCGCCGCGCATCGGAGCGCAGCGACAGTTGATAATCGCGCGCATCGCCCCGCATCGTGACACGGATCATGCGGGCGCCATCGAGCAATCCGCGTGCAGGCATCTGGATCGAGGAAAAGCCGCCGCCATCGGTATTGATCGTCCCGGCAAACCCCATCGCACCGCCATCCTGTATGATATTTCCGCGCGACAGTCCGCCCATGACGCCGTCATTGACCACCTGCCAGCGGTCAATCGTCGTGGGATCACCAAAATCGGCGATCGTTCGGCACACCATCGGGGACTCGGTCATCATTGCGGCTGTCATGGTCAAAGCTATCATCATGCTGCCCGATATAGGCTGCAGCCACATGACGAAAAAGCTGGGCTTAAGCCCTAGGGTCGCCCACCCATCTTCTTGTAACGCGTCTTACCGAAGCGGTCCTTGCGCGTGCCCGGGCGCCCGGCATTGGAGCCGCCCACGCGCGGCGCGGCGCGATCGGCATCGGGGATGCCCAACTCATCTTCTTCCAGCTTGCGGATTTCGTCGCGCAGCCGTGCGGCTTCCTCGAACTCGAGGTCCGCGGCGGCCTTGCGCATCTTCTCTTCCAGCTCGCCAATATAGGCGCGCAGATTATGCCCGGCGAGCGGCACCGTCGCCTTCTCCGGCGGATCGGACGCTTCCTTCACGTCCTTGAGAAGATCGGCCACATCGCGGCGCACGCTTGCGGGCGTGATCCCATGCTCTTCATTATAGGAGATCTGCTTTTCGCGGCGGCGTCCGGTTTCGTTGAGCGCGCGCTCCATCGATCCGGTTACCCGGTCGGCATAGAGAATGACGCGCCCATCCACGTTACGCGCCGCGCGCCCGATCGTCTGGATCAACGAGGTTTCGCTGCGCAGGAATCCTTCCTTATCTGCATCCAAAATCGCCACCAGCCCGCATTCGGGAATGTCGAGCCCTTCGCGCAGCAGGTTGATGCCGATCAGCACATCATAAACGCCCATGCGCAGATCGCGGATCAGCTCGATACGCTCCAGCGTCTCGACGTCACTATGCATGTAGCGGACCTTCAATCCCTGCTCATGCATATATTCGGTCAGATCCTCGGCCATCCGCTTGGTCAGCGTGGTAACCAGCGTGCGATAGCCCGCCGCCGCGACCTTGCGCGCTTCATTGACCAGATCATCGACCTGGTCCTCGACCGGCTTGATCTCGACCGGCGGGTCGATGAGGCCGGTGGGGCGGATGACCTGTTCGCTGAACACCCCGCCCGTTTCTTCCATCTCCCACGGCCCCGGGGTGGCGGACACGAAGGTCGTCTGCGGGCGCATCGCGTCCCATTCGTTGAAGCGCAGCGGGCGGTTGTCGATACAGCTGGGCAGGCGAAAGCCATGTTCGGCCAGCGTGATCTTGCGGCGATGGTCGCCCCGCGCCATCGCGCCGATCTGCGGCACCGTCTGGTGGCTTTCATCGACGAACAGCAATGCATTGTCGGGCAGATATTCGAACAGGGTCGGCGGCGGTTCGCCCGGCAGCCGTCCGGTCAGGAAGCGCGAATAATTTTCGATCCCCGCGCAGCTCCCCGTTGCGGCGATCATCTCCAGATCGAAATTGGTCCGCTGTTCGAGCCTTTGCCGCTCGAGCAATTTGCCTTCGATCTCCAACTCCTTGAGCCGCTCGGACAATTCGTGTCGGATCGCCTCGCTCGCCTGTTTGAGCGTCGGCCCCGGCGTCACATAATGCGAATTGGCGTAGATTTTCACGCTGTCCAGCTTGGCCCCCGGCTTGCCGGTCAGCGGATCGAATTCGAGGATTTCCTCGATATCGTCGCCGAAGAAGCTCACTCGCCACGCCATATCCTCATAGTGCGACGGAAAAATCTCCAGATTGTCCCCGCGCACGCGAAAGCTGCCGCGCACGAAATTGGCGTCGTTGCGCTTATATTGCAGCGCCACCAGCTTGCGGATGATCTCGCGCTGGTCGACCACCTGCTCCTTCTTCAGGCTGAAGGTCATCGCCGAATAGGTCTCGACCGACCCGATGCCGTAAAGGCAGGACACCGAGGCCACGATGATGACGTCGTCGCGCTCGAGCAGCGACCGTGTGGCAGAGTGCCGCATCCGGTCGATCGCCTCGTTCACCGAACTTTCCTTTTCGATATAGGTATCGGTGCGCGGCACATAGGCTTCGGGCTGGTAGTAATCGTAATAGGAAACGAAATATTCGACCGCATTGTCGGGAAAGAAGCTCTTGAACTCCCCGTAAAGCTGCGCCGCCAGAATCTTGTTGGGCGCCAGCACCAAAGTGGGCCGCTGCGTCGCCTCGATGATCTTGGCCATGGTGAAGGTCTTGCCCGATCCGGTGACCCCCAGCAGCACCTGGCTCAGCTCGCCCGCCTCGCTGATGCCTTCGACCAGCTCGCGGATCGCGGTGGGCTGGTCCCCTGCGGGTTCGTAGTCCGACTTGAGCACGAACTTCCTGCCCCCTTCGGCCTTCTCGGGACGCGCGGGACGGTGCGGGACGAAGGTCTCGCCAGTTTCGGGTTCGGCAAGGGAGGTGCGGATCTGGATGGCCATCAGGCCGC
Coding sequences within it:
- a CDS encoding CIA30 family protein → MMTESPMVCRTIADFGDPTTIDRWQVVNDGVMGGLSRGNIIQDGGAMGFAGTINTDGGGFSSIQMPARGLLDGARMIRVTMRGDARDYQLSLRSDARRWGRSVAYRASLRREPGADGWSVATVSLDKLEPSIFGQRVRAPDFDPAATQLLGFILADGRDGDFAMRVRKIEAC
- the uvrB gene encoding excinuclease ABC subunit UvrB — its product is MAIQIRTSLAEPETGETFVPHRPARPEKAEGGRKFVLKSDYEPAGDQPTAIRELVEGISEAGELSQVLLGVTGSGKTFTMAKIIEATQRPTLVLAPNKILAAQLYGEFKSFFPDNAVEYFVSYYDYYQPEAYVPRTDTYIEKESSVNEAIDRMRHSATRSLLERDDVIIVASVSCLYGIGSVETYSAMTFSLKKEQVVDQREIIRKLVALQYKRNDANFVRGSFRVRGDNLEIFPSHYEDMAWRVSFFGDDIEEILEFDPLTGKPGAKLDSVKIYANSHYVTPGPTLKQASEAIRHELSERLKELEIEGKLLERQRLEQRTNFDLEMIAATGSCAGIENYSRFLTGRLPGEPPPTLFEYLPDNALLFVDESHQTVPQIGAMARGDHRRKITLAEHGFRLPSCIDNRPLRFNEWDAMRPQTTFVSATPGPWEMEETGGVFSEQVIRPTGLIDPPVEIKPVEDQVDDLVNEARKVAAAGYRTLVTTLTKRMAEDLTEYMHEQGLKVRYMHSDVETLERIELIRDLRMGVYDVLIGINLLREGLDIPECGLVAILDADKEGFLRSETSLIQTIGRAARNVDGRVILYADRVTGSMERALNETGRRREKQISYNEEHGITPASVRRDVADLLKDVKEASDPPEKATVPLAGHNLRAYIGELEEKMRKAAADLEFEEAARLRDEIRKLEEDELGIPDADRAAPRVGGSNAGRPGTRKDRFGKTRYKKMGGRP
- a CDS encoding S10 family peptidase: MKSLAAVALIAAMPMAQAGAAMAQDKASGEAKTAKAIEAQVRSRDLVGTFGGQRVPYRATIAETIMTGDKDKQEAVIVTTSYVKTPADATRPVFFIYNGGPGSGSVWLQMGAFGPKRVGIPPDARDDGAPPYPILDNPDSLLDVADLVFIDPPGTGFSYLTEGADPKKYYGLREDARAVAEVIRRWINDNGRWNSPKYLGGESYGTTRTAMVVDELEGGTFNDVSLNGLILISTILDFAAREPTPGNEMAYVMTLPNMAAAAFYHGKVQATSVEAISEEARQFAIGPFATALLKGQDLPAAERASVRAELSRLTGLSETYLEQADLRVTSGRFYKELLRDRGLTIGRLDARYTGVDYDRAGETPDNDPSFYGIDAGYTAAINSWAREGLGFVTDRQYQSIGREPGQHWNWTLGGGRNAYLNVAPLIGKAMRENSGLRLFNAQGYYDFATPFFGAEYSLNRFGIPQDRVELKYYHAGHMMYVRDEDREALSRDVRAFIRAR